The following are encoded in a window of Halorarum salinum genomic DNA:
- a CDS encoding sodium:calcium antiporter, whose translation MLQAPLVHLGVLLVTVAGLWIGARLLVDAAVRLARRVGLSELTIGLTVVAAGTSTPELVVTTDAALKGFGEIAVGNVIGSNVYNLAFILGVVSLVRVVPIDRSLVHRDGVALIASTLIGFAVVSDLRVSRAEGVVLLALFALYTGYLIRTGTDPTPPGASPTVPADPPGGLMGRVPLPERGTGRDALSLAAGLGLVLVSGDVMVGTATELARTAGVSDWVIGGTIVAAGTSTPEFAVSLVAIRRGSLGVSVGNVVGSNVFNLLGVLGAAAAIRPLAVGDAVLGSMAWLTAVATVMVAALWTGRALSRAEGGLFALSEVARWTLGLLGPPG comes from the coding sequence ATGCTTCAAGCACCGCTCGTCCACCTCGGCGTCCTCCTCGTGACGGTGGCGGGGCTCTGGATCGGGGCTCGCCTGCTGGTCGATGCGGCCGTCCGGCTCGCCCGACGGGTCGGGCTCTCCGAGCTCACGATCGGACTCACAGTCGTTGCGGCCGGAACGTCGACGCCGGAGCTGGTGGTGACGACCGACGCCGCCCTCAAGGGGTTCGGGGAGATCGCGGTCGGGAACGTCATCGGCTCGAACGTCTACAACCTCGCGTTCATCCTCGGGGTCGTCTCGCTGGTCAGGGTCGTTCCGATCGATCGGTCGCTCGTGCACCGGGACGGCGTCGCGCTGATCGCCAGCACGCTGATCGGGTTCGCGGTCGTGTCGGATCTCCGGGTGTCGCGTGCCGAGGGCGTCGTCCTCCTCGCGCTCTTCGCGCTGTACACGGGGTACCTGATACGCACCGGAACCGACCCGACGCCCCCGGGGGCGAGTCCGACCGTGCCGGCGGACCCGCCTGGCGGACTGATGGGACGTGTTCCGCTACCGGAGCGCGGGACCGGTCGCGACGCGCTGTCGCTCGCGGCCGGCCTCGGGCTGGTCCTCGTCAGCGGCGACGTCATGGTGGGTACGGCGACCGAACTCGCGCGGACCGCCGGCGTCTCCGATTGGGTGATCGGCGGGACGATCGTCGCGGCGGGCACCTCGACCCCCGAGTTCGCCGTCTCGCTCGTCGCGATTCGCCGCGGCAGCCTCGGCGTCTCGGTGGGGAACGTCGTCGGGAGCAACGTCTTCAACCTGCTGGGCGTGCTGGGGGCCGCGGCGGCCATCCGCCCGCTCGCGGTCGGCGACGCCGTCCTCGGGAGCATGGCCTGGCTGACCGCCGTCGCGACGGTGATGGTCGCCGCCCTCTGGACGGGCCGTGCGCTCTCGCGCGCGGAGGGCGGGCTGTTCGCGCTCTCCGAGGTCGCCCGGTGGACGCTGGGGCTGCTGGGCCCACCCGGGTAG
- a CDS encoding DEAD/DEAH box helicase family protein encodes MTVTLRFEEGAVVVDGDDVDPSTLPGVEYDGRTGSHRAPAHRYREVREALDERGVHVDDRVRPADSLDLTLRYDLRDYQADALAAWHGAGERGVVELPTGSGKTVLALAATAELGVPTLVVVPTVDLLDQWRRELESEFGVPVGRFGGGEQRAEALTVATYDSAYLRAEDVGGDFGLVVFDEVHHLGGEGYRDVARLLSAPARLGLTATFERPDGAHEVVADLVGPVAFELDADALAGEHLAEYEVRRIEVRLSESEREAYEREQGTFVDYVREAGITFSSGSDYQELVYRSGGDPRAREALLAKQRAREVMMNADAKLAELERILDRHRGERVIVFTAHTDLVYRLSERFLLPAITGETGAAERRENLRRFREGEYTRVVSANVLDEGVDVPDASVGVVISGTGSERQFTQRLGRILRPTDDGGGAVLYELVTADTAEESVAERRR; translated from the coding sequence GTGACCGTCACGCTCCGGTTCGAGGAGGGGGCCGTCGTCGTGGACGGCGACGACGTCGACCCGAGCACGCTCCCCGGCGTCGAGTACGACGGCCGGACGGGGAGCCACCGCGCCCCCGCCCACCGCTACCGCGAGGTCCGCGAGGCCCTCGACGAACGGGGCGTCCACGTGGACGACCGGGTCCGCCCCGCCGACTCCCTCGACCTCACGCTCCGCTACGACCTCCGGGACTACCAGGCGGACGCGCTCGCCGCGTGGCACGGGGCCGGCGAGCGGGGCGTCGTCGAACTCCCGACGGGCAGCGGGAAGACCGTGCTAGCGCTCGCGGCGACGGCCGAACTCGGGGTGCCGACGCTCGTCGTCGTCCCAACGGTCGACCTGCTCGACCAGTGGCGCCGCGAACTCGAGTCGGAGTTCGGCGTCCCGGTGGGACGGTTCGGCGGGGGCGAGCAGCGCGCGGAGGCGCTGACCGTCGCCACCTACGACTCGGCGTACCTCCGCGCGGAGGACGTGGGCGGCGACTTCGGCCTCGTCGTCTTCGACGAGGTTCACCACCTCGGCGGCGAGGGCTACCGCGACGTCGCGCGGCTGCTCTCGGCGCCGGCGAGGCTCGGCCTGACCGCGACGTTCGAACGGCCGGACGGCGCACACGAGGTCGTCGCGGACCTCGTCGGCCCCGTGGCGTTCGAACTGGACGCCGACGCCCTCGCCGGGGAGCATCTCGCGGAGTACGAAGTCAGGAGGATCGAGGTACGGCTCTCCGAATCGGAGCGAGAGGCGTACGAGCGCGAGCAGGGGACGTTCGTCGACTACGTCCGCGAGGCGGGCATCACGTTCTCCTCGGGGAGCGACTACCAGGAACTCGTGTACCGCTCGGGGGGCGACCCGCGGGCCAGGGAGGCGCTGCTCGCCAAGCAGCGCGCCCGCGAGGTGATGATGAACGCCGACGCGAAGCTCGCGGAGCTGGAACGGATCCTGGACCGCCACCGCGGCGAACGGGTCATCGTCTTCACGGCCCACACCGACCTCGTCTACCGGCTCTCCGAGCGCTTCCTGCTGCCCGCCATCACCGGCGAGACGGGCGCGGCCGAGCGACGCGAGAACCTCCGGCGGTTCCGCGAGGGGGAGTACACCCGCGTCGTCTCCGCGAACGTGCTTGACGAGGGCGTCGACGTGCCGGACGCGAGCGTCGGAGTCGTCATCTCGGGCACCGGCTCCGAGCGGCAGTTCACCCAGCGGCTCGGGCGGATTCTCCGCCCGACGGACGACGGCGGGGGGGCGGTCCTCTACGAGCTCGTGACCGCGGACACGGCCGAGGAGAGCGTCGCCGAACGGCGGCGGTAG
- a CDS encoding ABC transporter substrate-binding protein, translated as MNRSTGPPDGRADAAADGRTDSTPSGRPRRRDLLRSVGGAAAASFAGLGGCLGLGGGGTPDSITLGTLNVFPMMQWFVIEQQGWYDAALDVDVNVETFSGGPGVIQAFSSGEIDFAYVGISPGTIAIGKGVPAKVVAANVLEPNVMVADSRFRGYWDEHGEDAFRVFREEEGRKPTFATLPSGSTPDVFFRYWIEERLGLPLEEAVDVKRMGASALRSTLVAGEVDGGSVIEPIRTVLHGETDGMRTIRYAGDIMPGQPGAVLQPSQRLVDEHPDLVSSLVEQHVRATDFIHGNRERAADMASASVGEDVLPPEVARRAIRSDASTFVADPHEIVDKTLVYNDYHREIGKVDGDLSEDDVFDHSFYEELE; from the coding sequence ATGAACCGATCGACCGGACCCCCCGACGGACGGGCCGACGCCGCGGCGGACGGCCGGACCGATTCGACCCCGAGCGGACGACCGCGACGGCGGGACCTGCTCAGGTCCGTCGGCGGCGCGGCAGCGGCCTCGTTCGCGGGCCTCGGGGGCTGTCTCGGCCTCGGTGGCGGCGGCACGCCCGACAGCATCACCCTCGGCACGCTGAACGTCTTCCCGATGATGCAGTGGTTCGTCATCGAACAGCAGGGCTGGTACGACGCCGCGCTCGACGTCGACGTGAACGTGGAGACGTTCAGCGGCGGTCCGGGCGTCATCCAGGCGTTCTCCAGCGGCGAGATCGACTTCGCGTACGTCGGCATCAGCCCGGGAACGATCGCCATCGGGAAGGGGGTTCCCGCGAAGGTCGTCGCGGCGAACGTGCTCGAACCGAACGTGATGGTCGCCGACTCGCGGTTCCGGGGCTACTGGGACGAGCACGGCGAGGACGCGTTCCGCGTGTTCCGCGAGGAGGAGGGCCGCAAGCCGACGTTCGCGACCCTCCCCAGCGGCTCCACGCCCGACGTGTTCTTCCGCTACTGGATCGAGGAGCGACTCGGCCTCCCGCTCGAGGAGGCCGTCGACGTCAAGCGGATGGGCGCGAGCGCGCTCCGCTCGACGCTCGTCGCGGGGGAGGTCGACGGCGGCAGCGTCATCGAGCCCATCCGGACGGTGCTTCACGGCGAGACCGACGGGATGCGGACGATTCGCTACGCCGGGGACATCATGCCCGGCCAGCCCGGGGCGGTGCTCCAGCCGAGCCAGCGACTCGTCGACGAACACCCGGACCTCGTCTCCTCGCTCGTCGAACAGCACGTTCGCGCCACGGACTTCATCCACGGGAACCGCGAGCGGGCGGCCGATATGGCCAGCGCGTCCGTCGGCGAGGACGTCCTCCCGCCCGAGGTGGCTAGACGGGCCATCCGCTCGGACGCCTCGACGTTCGTCGCCGACCCGCACGAAATAGTCGACAAGACGCTCGTGTACAACGACTACCACCGGGAGATCGGGAAGGTGGACGGGGACCTCTCCGAGGACGACGTGTTCGACCACAGCTTCTACGAGGAGCTCGAGTGA